Proteins encoded by one window of Rhodamnia argentea isolate NSW1041297 chromosome 6, ASM2092103v1, whole genome shotgun sequence:
- the LOC115756168 gene encoding pleiotropic drug resistance protein 3-like: MHMCETEVSRDTIKHEEPKRVSAEPMQTKKGRMVLPFTPLTLVFTNVQYYIDTPVEMREKGFAQKRLQLLSDITGAFSPGILTALMGVSGAGKTTLMDVLCGRKTTGYVEGEIKVGGYPKVQETFARISGYCEQTDIHTPQITVEESVIFSAGLRLDPQIDSKRKTEFINEVLETIELDGIKDSLVGTPGVSGLSTEQRKRLTIAVELVANPSIIFMDEPTTGLDARAAAIVMRAVKNVVDTGRTIVCTIHQPSIDIFEAFDELILLKTGGRLIYSGPLGQNSSKIIEYFESIPGVPKIKSNYNPATWMLEVTSTSAEDELGIDFALTYRESTIYKTNRELVKQLSTPSPGTSDLHFSSRFSQNRWGQFKCCLWKQYLSYWRSPPYNLMRILHTIAASFLFGVMFWNQGKNLNNQQNLFNVFGSMCIAVVFLGINNCSSVLQYVATERTVMYRERLAGMYSSWAFSLAQVVVEIPYILAQAILFVIITYPTIGYFGSADKIFWYFYVMFCSLLSFNYLGMLLVSLTPNFMVAAILQSAFYANFNLFAGFFIPKPKIPKWWIWLYYVCPTSWAVNGMLTSQYGDIDKEIEAFGETKTVAAFLKDYFGFRHDQLYVVAIVLAAFPLALATLFAFCIKHLNFQRR; the protein is encoded by the exons ATGCATATGTGTGAAACTGAAGTTTCTCGTGACACCATAAAGCATGAAGAGCCAAAGAGAGTTTCTGCTGAACCTATGCAAACAAAAAAGG GCAGGATGGTTTTACCTTTCACACCCTTGACGCTTGTGTTTACCAATGTGCAATACTACATAGACACCCCTGTG gaaatgagagaaaaaggaTTTGCACAGAAAAGACTGCAACTTCTCTCTGATATCACAGGTGCATTCAGTCCTGGTATTCTTACTGCATTGATGGGTGTGAGCGGAGCTGGGAAAACTACTCTTATGGATGTCCTTTGTGGGAGAAAAACTACCGGCTATGTTGAAGGAGAAATAAAAGTTGGTGGTTATCCCAAGGTTCAAGAAACATTTGCAAGAATCTCTGGTTATTGTGAGCAAACGGACATACACACCCCACAAATCACTGTGGAAGAGTCTGTTATTTTTTCCGCTGGGCTTCGGTTAGATCCTCAGATTGACTCAAAACGTAAAACA GAATTTATCAATGAAGTCCTGGAGACGATTGAGCTTGATGGGATAAAAGATTCTTTAGTGGGCACACCTGGTGTTAGTGGTCTATCCACAGAGCAACGAAAACGACTCACAATCGCTGTAGAGCTTGTCGCAAATCCTTCCATAATCTTTATGGATGAGCCTACAACAGGACTTGATGCTAGAGCTGCGGCAATTGTCATGCGAGCAGTGAAGAATGTAGTTGATACAGGAAGAACAATAGTTTGCACCATCCACCAACCCAGCATTGACATATTTGAGGCTTTTGATGAG ttaattttattaaaaactGGTGGACGGCTGATTTACTCAGGGCCCTTGGGACAGAACTCAAGCAAAATTATCGAATACTTTGAG AGTATCCCGGGGGTGCCAAAGATTAAGAGCAACTACAATCCTGCTACGTGGATGCTAGAAGTGACTTCTACCTCAGCTGAAGATGAACTTGGCATTGATTTTGCTCTAACGTACAGAGAGTCGACAATATATAA GACCAACAGAGAGCTTGTAAAGCAGTTGAGCACTCCAAGTCCTGGTACTAGTGACTTGCACTTCTCCTCCCGATTCTCACAGAACAGGTGGGGACAATTCAAGTGTTGTCTCTGGAAGCAGTACTTGTCGTATTGGAGAAGTCCTCCTTACAACTTGATGCGTATCCTCCACACAATTGCTGCGTCTTTTCTCTTCGGGGTAATGTTCTGGAATCAAGGGAAGAATCT AAACAACCAGCAGAACTTATTCAATGTATTTGGTTCGATGTGTATAGCCGTGGTCTTCTTGGGCATAAACAACTGCTCATCAGTGCTACAGTATGTTGCTACGGAACGGACTGTCATGTATCGCGAGAGACTTGCAGGGATGTACTCTTCATGGGCTTTTTCATTAGCACAG GTTGTTGTTGAGATACCATATATACTAGCTCAAGCGATTTTGTTTGTGATCATCACCTATCCGACGATTGGTTATTTTGGATCAGCAGACAAGATTTTCTGGTACTTCTATGTCATGTTCTGCTCATTGCTGTCTTTCAATTACCTCGGAATGCTGCTCGTGTCCTTGACACCAAATTTCATGGTGGCCGCAATTCTACAATCTGCCTTCTATGcaaatttcaatctttttgctGGGTTTTTTATCCCAAAACCG aaaattccaaaatggTGGATCTGGTTGTACTATGTGTGTCCCACATCATGGGCAGTCAACGGTATGCTAACTTCGCAGTATGGAGATATTGATAAGGAAATAGAGGCATTTGGAGAAACCAAAACTGTGGCGGCCTTCTTGAAGGATTATTTCGGATTTCGGCATGATCAATTGTATGTAGTGGCCATCGTCCTTGCCGCCTTTCCTCTTGCTCTGGCTACTCTTTTCGCATTCTGTATAAAGCACTTGAACTTCCAGAGAAGGTGA